In Gimesia benthica, a single window of DNA contains:
- a CDS encoding alpha-hydroxy acid oxidase yields the protein MQTHFNSEYPSVDHLRAKAKSRMPGFAYDYLTAGCFTEINLARNNDDIRKVQLRPWYLREFDGADQSTKLFGETYAAPFGVAPVGLQGLMWPKACEYLAQAAVDHNIPFTLSTVSTASIEEIGKITSGKFWFQLYHPAEDDLRDKLLERAWDAGCRTLVILADTPTFAYRPKEIRNGLSIPPRMTPRNIVQMFLSPYWAMGQLLAGKPEFQTMKPYIPKGLNMKHLGLFMNKTFSGRLTEDKIAAIREKWQGNLVVKGIVNPEDAEIAVKHGLDGLIVSNHGGRQLDRGESTIVPLYKLIPEFGSKLKMMIDGGMYSGADIAASLACGADFAFMGRTPMFGVCALGKYGGHHTFEMLKKQLKQVMEQVGCARVERMRDHLIRESVPV from the coding sequence ATGCAGACTCACTTCAATTCCGAATATCCGTCAGTTGACCATCTGAGAGCTAAAGCCAAATCGCGGATGCCGGGTTTCGCCTATGATTATCTTACGGCCGGGTGTTTTACGGAAATCAACCTGGCGAGGAACAATGACGACATACGCAAAGTACAGCTCAGACCCTGGTATCTCCGCGAATTCGATGGTGCCGATCAAAGCACTAAACTGTTCGGTGAAACTTATGCAGCACCATTTGGGGTTGCGCCCGTAGGTTTACAGGGTTTGATGTGGCCCAAGGCGTGCGAGTATCTGGCACAGGCTGCTGTCGATCACAATATCCCATTTACATTATCCACCGTCAGTACCGCCAGCATTGAAGAAATCGGAAAGATCACGAGTGGCAAGTTCTGGTTTCAGCTTTACCATCCGGCAGAGGATGATCTGCGTGATAAGCTGCTGGAAAGAGCGTGGGATGCGGGTTGCCGTACACTGGTAATTCTGGCAGACACACCAACATTCGCTTATCGCCCAAAAGAGATCCGGAATGGCCTGTCAATTCCTCCGAGAATGACTCCGCGGAACATCGTCCAGATGTTTTTGAGCCCATACTGGGCAATGGGACAACTTCTGGCTGGCAAACCTGAGTTTCAGACGATGAAACCATATATTCCGAAAGGACTCAACATGAAACACCTAGGCCTCTTCATGAATAAGACTTTTTCAGGACGTCTGACAGAAGATAAGATCGCAGCAATCCGAGAGAAGTGGCAGGGCAACCTGGTTGTTAAAGGAATCGTCAATCCAGAAGACGCAGAAATAGCAGTCAAGCATGGTTTGGATGGATTGATCGTTTCCAATCACGGTGGTCGACAGCTTGACCGAGGAGAGTCTACCATCGTTCCTTTATATAAACTCATACCGGAGTTTGGCAGCAAGCTGAAAATGATGATTGATGGTGGAATGTACTCCGGAGCTGATATCGCAGCGTCTCTGGCCTGTGGGGCGGACTTTGCCTTCATGGGCCGCACTCCCATGTTTGGCGTGTGTGCTCTCGGCAAGTACGGTGGTCACCACACGTTTGAAATGCTCAAAAAGCAACTGAAACAGGTGATGGAGCAGGTCGGTTGTGCGAGAGTTGAAAGAATGCGAGATCATCTGATTCGAGAAAGCGTCCCCGTCTGA
- a CDS encoding CehA/McbA family metallohydrolase domain-containing protein: protein MFDALKKRRCFATNGSRFFVDARANGLLMGEVFTSQDGNVELSWQAVGTRPVVSATLVLNGKEITQIKGSGTKGFHTTY from the coding sequence ATTTTTGATGCGCTGAAAAAACGGCGTTGCTTTGCCACCAACGGCTCCCGGTTCTTCGTCGATGCCCGCGCCAATGGTCTTTTGATGGGCGAGGTCTTCACATCGCAGGATGGTAACGTTGAATTATCATGGCAGGCAGTTGGTACGCGCCCAGTTGTTTCCGCCACGCTAGTTCTTAATGGTAAAGAGATCACACAAATCAAAGGCAGCGGTACTAAAGGGTTCCATACCACGTATTGA
- a CDS encoding NAD(P)-binding domain-containing protein, translating to MQSNSKTGGLNETRVVIVGAGPIGLELAVALTRNQIPFQILDAGAIGQTISWWAPQTRWFSSNDRISIAGVPLQTNDQNKANREQYLTYLRSVAEQYQIHVQCYQCVVDIQQRDSGFTVISESTQGQTGIDCETVVLAVGGLDHARRLGIEGEDLPHVDGYLREPHRYYGRRVLIVGGRNSAVEAALRLYHVGAHVSLSYRGRNLPEENIKYWLYPEISGLIRSGKIQAYFKTQPVRITSTYVELEDVQKQGEPQRHYADDVLTLIGYEQEKSLFHRAGIELVGDNQQPQVNEESMETNIPGIYIAGTALAGTQSSQYRLFLENCHQHVDRIMTRLTGKSVESEDGEWQRMIRDAPES from the coding sequence ATGCAATCCAATTCAAAAACAGGTGGGCTTAATGAGACGCGCGTGGTGATCGTGGGAGCTGGTCCAATCGGGCTGGAGCTGGCAGTCGCGTTGACCCGAAATCAGATTCCATTCCAGATTCTCGATGCCGGTGCGATTGGTCAGACGATTTCCTGGTGGGCGCCTCAGACGCGATGGTTCAGCAGCAACGATCGTATTTCCATAGCGGGTGTTCCCTTGCAGACCAATGATCAGAACAAAGCCAACCGGGAACAGTATCTCACTTATCTTCGTAGTGTTGCAGAACAGTACCAGATTCACGTGCAATGCTATCAATGTGTCGTTGATATACAGCAGCGGGACTCAGGTTTTACCGTCATATCCGAGTCCACACAGGGACAAACCGGGATCGATTGTGAGACTGTAGTTTTGGCGGTGGGAGGGCTGGACCATGCACGCCGACTTGGTATCGAAGGCGAGGACTTACCCCATGTCGACGGTTACCTGCGTGAGCCACACCGCTATTATGGTCGCCGGGTGCTGATTGTCGGAGGACGGAACAGCGCTGTCGAGGCGGCTTTACGATTATACCACGTCGGTGCCCATGTAAGTCTCAGCTATCGAGGGAGAAATTTGCCCGAGGAAAACATCAAATACTGGCTCTATCCGGAAATCTCAGGACTCATTCGTTCAGGGAAGATTCAGGCATACTTTAAGACCCAGCCAGTTCGGATTACTTCAACGTATGTTGAACTTGAGGACGTGCAGAAGCAGGGGGAACCACAGCGGCATTATGCTGACGATGTACTGACACTGATCGGTTATGAACAGGAGAAATCATTGTTTCACCGGGCAGGCATCGAACTGGTGGGTGATAATCAGCAGCCACAGGTAAATGAAGAGTCGATGGAAACCAACATCCCGGGGATTTACATAGCGGGAACGGCTCTGGCAGGTACCCAGTCCAGTCAATACAGACTGTTTCTCGAAAACTGTCATCAGCATGTGGATCGTATTATGACCCGGCTGACGGGAAAGTCCGTGGAATCAGAAGATGGTGAATGGCAGAGGATGA